In Paenibacillus hexagrammi, the following are encoded in one genomic region:
- a CDS encoding class IIb bacteriocin, lactobin A/cerein 7B family: MVTTIGMREMNEQELFETNGGWIIIAAAVLFVGSALAVGIYNGYKDAEAAAAKK; this comes from the coding sequence ATGGTAACAACAATCGGCATGAGAGAAATGAATGAGCAAGAATTGTTCGAAACTAACGGCGGTTGGATTATTATTGCGGCAGCTGTGCTTTTCGTAGGCTCTGCTCTGGCTGTAGGCATCTACAACGGATACAAAGATGCAGAAGCGGCAGCGGCTAAGAAGTAA
- a CDS encoding peptidase domain-containing ABC transporter — MPFPMFKSYVCIKQNDMKDCGAACLATICKQYGLKVPISKIREVAGTDKQGTNAYGVIKAAEQLGFTAKGVKGSQEAFFEEFPLPAIAHVIIDQSLLHYVVIHRITKKEIIIADPAKGLVTYTPEDFFAIWTGILILMVPSPTFEKGDQTKGLFARFFGLLLPHKRLLFSIFLGSLLYTILGILGAFYFRFLLDEIVPYNLQKTLHIISIGVITLTMFKVLLSAFRSHLLLFLSQKLDISLILGYYHHVLKLPMNFFGTRKTGEVISRLQDASKVRDAISGATLTMMIDTIMVVVGGIILYAQNAFLFGITAIMVPLYAIIVFAFHKPFERINRDQMEKNALLTSYIVESINGIETVKAYNAEDKAGFLTETKFIALLRSIFKLGLSHNTQSSLKGFVQAVGGIVILWIGAYEVMKGNLTMGQLITFNALLAYFLDPIQNLINLQPSMQTAVVAADRLGEILDLDPERAADEEKKIHPATLKGDITIKNVDFRYGTRQLTLKNLNFNIRSGEKVAFVGESGSGKTTFIKLLMNFYAAEKGEILFNGNNIKDIHLGDLRDKIAYLPQDNFFFSGTIRENLCLGIDDNTELEHIVEACKIAKAHEFINELPLRYNTLLEENASNLSGGQKQRLAIARAILKNPDILIMDEATSNLDSTTEKAISDTINDFEGITTIIIAHRLSTIMRCDRIFVMERGEIIETGTHHDLMQRGGKYYELWKDQLPGIPGVKESEEWVTAI, encoded by the coding sequence ATGCCCTTTCCTATGTTCAAATCGTATGTGTGCATTAAGCAAAACGACATGAAAGACTGCGGAGCGGCGTGCCTGGCAACCATCTGCAAGCAGTATGGACTTAAGGTTCCGATTTCTAAAATTCGAGAGGTGGCAGGAACGGACAAGCAGGGGACCAATGCTTATGGGGTCATCAAGGCTGCAGAGCAGCTGGGATTCACGGCTAAAGGGGTGAAAGGCAGTCAAGAGGCGTTCTTTGAGGAGTTCCCGCTGCCGGCGATCGCCCATGTGATTATCGATCAATCTCTGCTGCATTACGTCGTCATTCACCGCATTACGAAGAAAGAAATTATTATTGCCGACCCTGCGAAAGGATTGGTCACATACACGCCGGAGGATTTTTTTGCAATCTGGACCGGTATTTTAATCCTGATGGTCCCGTCTCCTACATTTGAAAAAGGGGATCAGACCAAAGGATTGTTTGCGCGTTTCTTTGGACTGCTGCTGCCTCACAAGCGGCTGCTGTTCTCCATTTTCCTTGGTTCCTTACTGTACACCATTCTTGGCATTCTGGGTGCATTCTACTTCCGCTTTTTATTGGATGAGATCGTACCTTACAATTTGCAAAAAACACTGCATATCATATCCATCGGAGTCATTACGCTAACTATGTTTAAAGTGCTGTTAAGCGCGTTCCGCAGTCATCTGCTGCTGTTTTTAAGCCAAAAGCTGGATATTTCATTGATTCTTGGCTACTATCACCATGTTCTCAAGCTTCCGATGAATTTCTTTGGAACGAGGAAAACGGGGGAGGTAATCTCCCGCTTGCAGGATGCTTCCAAGGTCCGTGATGCCATTTCCGGGGCGACCCTGACGATGATGATCGATACGATTATGGTGGTGGTCGGCGGTATTATTTTATATGCCCAAAATGCTTTTCTCTTCGGCATTACGGCCATCATGGTGCCGCTCTATGCCATTATCGTGTTTGCGTTTCATAAGCCGTTTGAGCGGATCAACCGCGACCAGATGGAGAAGAACGCACTGCTCACTTCCTATATCGTGGAGTCGATTAACGGCATTGAGACAGTCAAGGCCTATAACGCAGAAGACAAAGCCGGGTTTTTAACGGAAACGAAGTTTATCGCGCTGCTGCGGTCCATTTTCAAGCTAGGGCTCTCTCATAACACACAGTCTTCATTAAAAGGATTTGTGCAGGCGGTTGGCGGAATTGTCATTCTATGGATTGGCGCCTATGAGGTGATGAAGGGGAATCTCACCATGGGGCAGCTGATTACGTTCAATGCGCTGCTGGCGTACTTCCTGGACCCGATTCAAAATTTGATCAATCTGCAGCCTTCCATGCAAACAGCGGTCGTTGCGGCTGACCGGCTAGGAGAAATTCTCGACCTTGATCCTGAGAGGGCAGCGGATGAAGAGAAGAAGATACATCCTGCAACGCTGAAAGGCGATATCACGATTAAAAACGTGGATTTCCGCTACGGCACCAGGCAGCTGACGCTGAAAAATTTGAATTTCAACATTCGTTCCGGCGAGAAGGTTGCTTTTGTAGGAGAAAGCGGTTCGGGGAAAACAACCTTTATCAAGCTGCTGATGAATTTTTATGCGGCGGAGAAGGGCGAAATTCTATTTAACGGCAATAACATTAAGGATATTCATCTTGGAGACTTGAGGGATAAAATTGCCTATCTGCCCCAGGATAATTTCTTCTTCAGCGGAACGATCCGCGAGAACTTATGTTTGGGTATCGACGATAACACCGAGCTCGAGCATATTGTAGAAGCCTGCAAAATTGCCAAAGCACACGAGTTCATTAATGAGCTTCCGCTGCGCTACAACACCTTATTGGAAGAGAATGCATCGAACCTGTCGGGCGGGCAGAAGCAGCGATTGGCTATAGCGAGAGCGATCCTGAAGAATCCCGACATTCTCATCATGGATGAGGCGACAAGCAATCTGGATTCCACGACGGAGAAGGCTATCTCCGATACGATTAATGATTTTGAGGGGATTACTACCATCATCATCGCCCATCGGTTAAGTACCATTATGCGCTGCGATCGTATATTCGTCATGGAGCGCGGCGAGATTATCGAAACAGGCACTCACCATGATTTGATGCAGCGCGGCGGCAAGTATTACGAGCTCTGGAAAGATCAGCTTCCGGGCATACCTGGCGTCAAGGAATCGGAAGAGTGGGTGACCGCGATATGA
- a CDS encoding IS110 family RNA-guided transposase — MEPVVGLDVSKGMSVAQAFTSRNEVAGKSKNIVHTEEGFEEFGEWIRELRLKTGKEPVVVLEATGHYHRGLVAYMERSGVCHMVINPLQSKRAKGSQLRKVKTDTADAWHLAEMYYRGDVKPHRNGDKQLLELQHLTRQHEFITAMYVQAKLNMRALLDQVFPAFEGVSYDLYSPTAMRVLQQYLSGVVITEETILETVQRSHGQTWVREKLAQLQSVTPSQGRSSAQTIALQSMLGLLLAFQEQLGHLEQQIEETVAVIPEVALLKTIPGVGDKLAATLVAEIGDATQFGHAKQLVAYAGLDPSVFSSGKFTATSSKITKRGSKRLRRALYLAVQCGLRKGKNERIKAYYDKKKKEGKPYKVAVIACANKLLHHVYAILTRGEPYHT, encoded by the coding sequence ATGGAACCAGTTGTAGGATTGGATGTATCGAAAGGAATGAGTGTGGCTCAAGCATTCACTTCGCGAAATGAAGTAGCAGGGAAATCGAAGAATATCGTCCACACGGAAGAAGGATTCGAAGAATTTGGGGAATGGATTAGAGAGCTACGACTTAAAACGGGAAAAGAACCAGTCGTGGTCCTAGAAGCAACGGGGCATTACCATCGAGGACTCGTTGCCTATATGGAACGAAGTGGGGTTTGCCATATGGTCATTAATCCACTTCAATCCAAACGAGCCAAAGGATCTCAACTACGAAAAGTAAAAACAGATACCGCAGACGCTTGGCATTTAGCAGAGATGTATTACCGTGGCGATGTTAAACCTCATCGGAATGGAGACAAGCAACTTTTAGAGCTCCAGCATCTAACAAGGCAGCATGAGTTCATAACAGCGATGTATGTGCAAGCCAAGCTGAATATGCGGGCGTTGCTTGACCAAGTCTTTCCAGCCTTCGAAGGTGTGTCTTATGATCTGTATTCCCCAACGGCAATGCGAGTTTTGCAGCAATATTTAAGTGGGGTAGTGATTACAGAGGAAACAATTCTGGAAACCGTACAAAGATCCCACGGGCAAACCTGGGTTCGAGAAAAGCTGGCACAGCTTCAAAGTGTTACTCCAAGTCAAGGACGGAGCTCAGCACAAACAATAGCTTTGCAAAGTATGCTAGGCTTGCTGCTTGCATTCCAAGAGCAGCTGGGGCATTTGGAGCAGCAAATCGAAGAAACGGTCGCTGTGATCCCTGAAGTGGCTCTTCTAAAAACAATCCCAGGTGTTGGAGATAAATTGGCAGCCACACTGGTTGCTGAGATCGGAGATGCTACTCAGTTTGGACATGCCAAACAGCTTGTCGCTTACGCAGGACTCGACCCTAGTGTTTTCAGTTCAGGAAAGTTTACGGCTACAAGCAGCAAAATCACCAAGCGAGGTTCTAAACGATTAAGGCGTGCTTTGTACCTGGCTGTGCAATGTGGTTTACGCAAAGGGAAAAATGAACGGATCAAGGCCTATTATGATAAGAAAAAGAAAGAGGGCAAGCCCTACAAGGTGGCCGTGATCGCTTGCGCCAACAAGCTTCTCCATCACGTCTATGCCATCCTCACCCGAGGCGAGCCCTATCACACATAA
- a CDS encoding DUF5085 family protein, which produces MIKTNSILIEQGKQLQFHNVASFRKKMRQQDVQRELEAFMQMLKHRGLSKNGPMITATYGAELVNGEQWIDMEFLLPVSGSFEPLDCYQFRSEFSIVSALYTRHTGGHMDIHQTYAKLVDFIQVNQLNPIRVSYHVSVNENDMVMGENPS; this is translated from the coding sequence ATGATAAAAACGAATTCGATACTTATTGAGCAGGGAAAGCAGCTGCAGTTTCATAATGTTGCCTCTTTCCGCAAGAAAATGAGACAGCAGGATGTACAGCGGGAATTGGAAGCTTTTATGCAAATGTTGAAGCATAGAGGACTATCGAAGAATGGTCCGATGATCACAGCAACCTACGGGGCTGAGTTGGTAAACGGCGAGCAGTGGATTGATATGGAGTTCTTATTGCCGGTGAGTGGCTCCTTTGAACCGTTGGATTGCTATCAGTTCAGATCGGAATTCTCCATCGTGAGCGCTTTGTACACGAGACACACCGGCGGTCATATGGACATTCATCAAACCTACGCCAAGCTGGTGGATTTTATTCAAGTGAATCAATTGAATCCGATCCGTGTGAGCTATCACGTGAGTGTGAACGAGAATGATATGGTAATGGGGGAGAACCCATCATAG
- a CDS encoding anthranilate synthase component I family protein, with protein sequence MRDLQEFINCAQRATVVPLSEKLILDGETPISLIYRFLDKPDLFMLEGIIGSQKHDRFSYLGFDSYMTVVCYEDHVEIQYDNGEKEIRTGNLFDILQQLKKRYQAVTDSTEKYQNGLIGFLTYECVQFVENVSFPQSRELETPLARFVAPRNLVVIDNLDRSVSVIRNVFIEETKQGSLEETYHREQMKLQQLVQEVLAPLEEHVPLLTKQAVGPEPHETVSNTSREEFIRNALACKEYISSGDIFQVQISRRNRMLLQAEPIEIYRQLRHLNPSPFMFFIKFDGCFLIGASPELLVKVENGLVYHRPIAGTRKRHSATRTEAEIVQELLQDEKEIAEHVMLVDLARNDMGRVCKPGTIHVDELMGTEFYSHVIHMVSNVQGRLQEGQDAIDALRTSFPAGTVTGAPKIRAMEIITEMEKVQREFYSGGILFLDFQGNLKCALTIRTIFVKDDYCYTQAAAGMVADSVPEHEYAETENKMKACLQAMSMKKRNSA encoded by the coding sequence ATGCGTGATCTACAGGAATTTATAAACTGCGCCCAGCGCGCTACGGTGGTCCCGCTCTCCGAGAAGTTGATACTTGATGGAGAGACGCCAATCTCACTTATTTATCGCTTTCTGGATAAACCCGATTTGTTTATGCTCGAGGGGATCATCGGATCGCAGAAGCATGACCGTTTCTCTTATTTGGGTTTTGATAGCTACATGACCGTGGTCTGCTATGAGGACCATGTTGAAATTCAATATGATAACGGCGAAAAGGAAATTCGCACAGGCAATTTATTCGATATTCTGCAGCAACTGAAGAAACGTTATCAAGCTGTTACCGATTCGACAGAGAAATATCAGAATGGATTGATTGGCTTTCTGACTTACGAGTGCGTGCAGTTCGTCGAGAATGTCAGTTTCCCGCAGTCTAGGGAGTTGGAAACACCGTTAGCACGGTTCGTCGCACCCCGCAATCTCGTGGTGATCGACAATCTCGATCGGTCCGTGTCAGTCATTCGGAACGTGTTCATCGAAGAAACGAAGCAAGGCAGTCTGGAGGAAACGTACCATCGGGAGCAAATGAAGCTGCAGCAGTTAGTTCAAGAAGTGCTGGCACCGCTGGAGGAACATGTGCCATTGCTGACGAAGCAGGCCGTCGGTCCTGAGCCGCATGAAACTGTATCGAATACGAGCAGGGAGGAGTTCATTCGGAACGCGCTAGCTTGTAAGGAGTATATTAGCTCCGGCGATATTTTTCAGGTGCAAATTTCGCGTCGAAACCGAATGTTGCTTCAAGCAGAGCCTATCGAGATTTACCGCCAACTGCGACATTTGAACCCTTCGCCGTTCATGTTCTTTATCAAATTTGACGGCTGCTTCCTGATCGGCGCTTCACCTGAGCTATTGGTAAAGGTCGAGAATGGTCTTGTGTACCACAGACCGATCGCCGGCACTCGCAAGCGGCACTCCGCTACGAGGACGGAAGCAGAAATCGTTCAAGAGCTGCTGCAAGACGAGAAGGAAATTGCTGAGCACGTAATGCTAGTTGATCTGGCGCGCAACGATATGGGTCGTGTGTGTAAACCAGGCACGATTCATGTGGATGAGCTGATGGGGACTGAGTTTTACTCCCATGTGATCCATATGGTATCCAACGTGCAAGGCCGTCTGCAGGAAGGACAGGATGCAATTGATGCGCTCAGAACAAGCTTCCCGGCTGGGACGGTTACAGGTGCGCCGAAGATTCGTGCAATGGAAATCATAACCGAGATGGAAAAGGTGCAGCGCGAATTTTATTCCGGAGGCATTTTGTTCCTTGACTTCCAAGGAAATCTCAAATGTGCCCTGACGATTCGTACCATTTTCGTCAAAGACGACTACTGTTACACGCAAGCCGCAGCTGGTATGGTGGCGGATTCCGTACCGGAGCATGAATACGCCGAGACGGAGAACAAAATGAAAGCCTGCCTGCAGGCTATGTCGATGAAAAAAAGGAACTCAGCATGA
- a CDS encoding ATP-grasp domain-containing protein, whose amino-acid sequence MIVIVNPMGDPHGQYMAEKLRSMRIDHMVLGSPEVNDYALREGALYYNGQRLEPVSGVYYRSITNMKPTVVQDARNPYNEHSRYMSCMEAVHAWLSILDEQGSMVMNPPGNHSKYVQLYALQRLGIRMPKTLVTSSPSLARTFVQEVGQAVCKPLGEEASASV is encoded by the coding sequence ATGATTGTCATCGTTAACCCTATGGGCGATCCTCATGGACAATATATGGCGGAGAAGCTTCGCAGTATGCGCATTGATCATATGGTCCTAGGCTCGCCGGAAGTCAATGACTACGCGCTGCGCGAAGGAGCTTTGTACTATAATGGACAGCGGTTAGAGCCTGTTAGCGGCGTTTACTACCGCAGTATAACGAACATGAAGCCTACGGTCGTGCAAGATGCCCGAAATCCATATAATGAACACTCGCGGTACATGTCCTGTATGGAAGCAGTTCACGCTTGGCTGAGTATTCTTGACGAACAGGGAAGCATGGTTATGAATCCTCCCGGCAATCACTCCAAGTATGTTCAGCTCTACGCCTTGCAGCGGCTAGGTATCCGCATGCCGAAAACCTTAGTCACTTCTTCTCCTTCTCTCGCCCGCACGTTTGTACAAGAAGTGGGACAAGCGGTTTGCAAACCGCTGGGGGAGGAAGCTTCTGCAAGCGTGTGA
- a CDS encoding HlyD family efflux transporter periplasmic adaptor subunit: protein MSMVMRELKELTDSRELYEAKAHPAISIFLYLLVTLLVVALIWSYFGEIDTVVKGSGVVRPNEKVSTIKNKVTGTVSAVHYKAGQKVKKGDLLVSFESKDVDVQGRSLQADYNKTKAELAGLLKFKAGLMEENGGEEAHQQLDFQSDQVTLQNLMLELSSNKISVKQIEEELSRMQVLDESIREGRNLFTENTSEYYNKYEDYQIKKAKLENTQKQQEQAYVQVTKSAVAEDVKAAKKQFDDARLDYENYVNEYQLNLRASIEDSKRKLETLKLERDKVYVELNNAIQADEDQIKKLDEQLAVSSFDSEDREIKASADGIVNVLVELREGDLVGAGTEIATIVPEASSEYTVQVSIPNKDIAKIKAGDQIKYHFLALPYKEYGELTGTITTVSADAILNQESGSSYYAVEAAIQNKPLYNSKGEVSHIKPGMLAEANVVTGSKSILDYLLEKIDLKD from the coding sequence ATGAGTATGGTGATGAGGGAGCTTAAGGAGCTGACCGACAGCCGGGAGCTCTATGAGGCGAAGGCGCATCCGGCGATTTCCATCTTTTTATACTTGTTAGTTACTTTGCTCGTTGTCGCTTTGATTTGGTCCTATTTCGGGGAAATCGATACGGTGGTAAAGGGCAGCGGAGTAGTGAGGCCGAACGAGAAGGTTAGCACCATTAAAAATAAAGTGACGGGGACAGTTAGTGCCGTTCATTATAAAGCCGGTCAAAAGGTGAAAAAAGGAGATCTTCTCGTAAGCTTTGAAAGCAAGGATGTCGATGTGCAGGGGAGATCGCTTCAAGCAGATTATAACAAGACGAAGGCAGAGCTGGCGGGTCTACTGAAGTTCAAGGCGGGTTTAATGGAGGAAAACGGCGGCGAAGAGGCTCATCAGCAGCTGGACTTTCAATCGGATCAGGTGACCCTGCAAAATCTGATGCTGGAGCTAAGCAGCAATAAAATTAGCGTCAAGCAGATAGAGGAAGAATTATCCCGTATGCAGGTGCTGGATGAATCCATTCGTGAGGGACGCAACCTGTTTACGGAGAATACGAGTGAATATTATAACAAGTACGAGGATTATCAGATTAAGAAAGCTAAGCTGGAGAATACGCAAAAACAGCAGGAGCAAGCCTACGTGCAGGTAACAAAATCGGCTGTAGCTGAAGATGTAAAAGCAGCGAAGAAGCAATTTGACGATGCCCGGCTGGATTACGAGAACTACGTCAATGAATATCAGTTGAATCTACGTGCTTCGATTGAGGACAGCAAGAGGAAGCTTGAAACGCTAAAGCTGGAGCGCGATAAGGTATACGTGGAGCTAAATAATGCGATTCAAGCCGATGAAGATCAAATCAAAAAGCTGGACGAGCAGCTTGCGGTATCTTCCTTCGACTCGGAGGACCGGGAAATCAAAGCGTCAGCCGACGGGATCGTCAATGTGCTGGTGGAGCTGCGAGAGGGAGACCTGGTTGGAGCGGGTACGGAAATTGCAACGATCGTGCCTGAGGCCAGCAGCGAATATACGGTTCAGGTGTCGATCCCCAATAAAGATATCGCCAAGATTAAAGCCGGCGACCAAATCAAGTACCACTTCCTGGCCCTTCCTTACAAAGAATACGGGGAGCTAACAGGAACAATTACAACAGTCAGCGCGGACGCGATTCTCAACCAGGAGAGCGGAAGCAGCTATTACGCGGTAGAAGCCGCTATCCAGAATAAGCCTTTGTACAATAGCAAAGGGGAAGTGAGCCATATCAAGCCTGGCATGCTGGCTGAAGCCAATGTTGTGACGGGCAGCAAATCCATTCTGGACTATTTGTTAGAAAAAATTGATCTTAAAGATTAG
- a CDS encoding class IIb bacteriocin, lactobin A/cerein 7B family: MTKGFVELNEREVMEINGGSWPVIIAAVAAAAVAWNAIEAGGEKIGKAIYNVTH, translated from the coding sequence ATGACAAAAGGTTTCGTAGAGTTGAACGAAAGAGAAGTAATGGAAATCAATGGAGGCTCATGGCCGGTGATCATTGCGGCAGTAGCAGCGGCAGCTGTTGCTTGGAACGCCATTGAAGCAGGCGGCGAGAAAATCGGCAAAGCCATTTATAACGTAACTCATTAA